A portion of the Bacteroidetes Order II. bacterium genome contains these proteins:
- a CDS encoding sulfite exporter TauE/SafE family protein — translation MVQYLTGDVLALLIGLSLGLIGGGGSILTVPVLVYVMGINPVISTAYSLFIVGSTSLVGAADYAKKDLIDFRTAAVFALPSFLAVFLVRKFVVPAIPDVLFSIQGFVLTRETGLMVLFALIMLGAAASMIYSRTSVEQTGTLSFNYPMIMLEGLIVGAVTGLVGAGGGFLIIPALVLLANLPIKKAVGTSLLIIAVKSLFGFLGDVMNMPTIDWQLLLNFTLFATIGIFTGSYLSKYVAPASLKKGFGWFLVIMAGYILTKELWIN, via the coding sequence ATGGTCCAATATCTTACCGGCGACGTATTGGCTTTACTGATCGGCCTATCTTTAGGACTAATTGGCGGGGGTGGATCAATTCTGACTGTTCCCGTTTTGGTGTATGTCATGGGTATCAATCCGGTCATTTCGACGGCTTATTCGCTGTTTATTGTGGGTAGTACATCATTGGTTGGTGCAGCGGATTATGCCAAAAAAGACTTAATTGACTTTAGAACAGCAGCGGTTTTTGCCCTCCCTTCTTTTTTGGCGGTTTTTCTGGTTCGGAAGTTTGTGGTACCAGCCATTCCTGATGTTTTGTTTAGTATTCAGGGATTTGTACTAACCCGTGAAACTGGGCTAATGGTTCTTTTTGCATTGATTATGCTGGGCGCCGCCGCCTCCATGATTTACAGCCGTACTTCGGTAGAACAGACGGGAACCCTTTCCTTTAATTACCCGATGATCATGTTAGAAGGCCTGATCGTAGGTGCGGTTACGGGCTTGGTGGGCGCTGGTGGCGGTTTTCTGATTATTCCCGCTCTGGTATTATTGGCCAATTTACCCATCAAAAAGGCAGTAGGGACGTCTTTGCTCATTATAGCGGTAAAATCGCTATTTGGTTTTTTAGGAGATGTCATGAACATGCCTACCATTGACTGGCAGCTCCTGCTCAACTTCACCTTATTCGCCACCATCGGTATTTTTACGGGAAGCTATTTGTCTAAATACGTGGCGCCTGCGTCTCTAAAAAAAGGATTTGGTTGGTTTTTGGTGATCATGGCAGGTTATATCCTAACCAAAGAACTCTGGATTAATTAA
- a CDS encoding dynamin family protein, with protein MALFVDQKFQTHRTHIEEIVKDLHNLASDIGYHDLRQTVSDLRNRIHEPFMFVIVGEVKAGKSSFINALLEAKRDVCKVAPSPCTDTVQQILYGEQEEVVVVNEHLKKIFTPEPILQEIAIVDTPGTNTIVAHHQEITERFIPASDLIVFVFESKNPYRQSAWDFFDFIHSDWRKKIIFVLQQKDLMNPADLAINKQGVVDYAIKKGIAQPVVFAASAKQEQEGLVEESGFGEIRAYIRENITGGKAPYLKLRNNISTSQNINDKIAAALAIRVKQYEADVVFRADIKETLESQSRKSVKQVAVLSENLLAGYDHITRRVEHTLEDGLSFFTLLKRSVSSIFDAGASPQAWIKQLSYHFEQDLQSEMRRKLEEGVGDIADQIQTMARLVDMKIKNSQTILKNNHEIFSDIAERRSTVLADLQSTFTTFLSRSENFRADGLSDQNTSFSPNIATGSGLAIIGVILATVTQGAILDITGGLLTTMGLLFAGVTVGLKRRRIMDEFREEVTKGRTQLEKEVHQRLNSYINTLKDRIDANFDDFDALLELEGRSLALYTTRQQDIRKRLDDLDKAF; from the coding sequence ATGGCTTTATTTGTAGATCAAAAATTTCAGACGCACCGCACCCATATAGAAGAAATTGTCAAAGACCTCCATAATTTGGCCTCTGATATTGGCTATCATGACTTACGACAGACCGTCAGTGACCTCCGAAACCGGATTCATGAGCCATTTATGTTTGTGATTGTGGGCGAGGTGAAAGCCGGTAAAAGTAGTTTTATCAATGCCCTTCTGGAAGCTAAACGCGATGTCTGCAAGGTGGCGCCCTCTCCTTGTACCGACACCGTTCAACAGATTTTGTACGGTGAACAGGAGGAAGTTGTAGTGGTTAATGAGCACCTTAAAAAAATCTTTACGCCAGAGCCTATTCTGCAAGAAATTGCCATTGTGGATACGCCGGGGACCAATACCATTGTGGCGCATCACCAAGAAATTACGGAGCGATTCATTCCTGCTTCAGACCTGATTGTCTTTGTATTTGAATCAAAAAATCCGTACCGCCAATCGGCGTGGGATTTTTTTGATTTCATTCATTCCGATTGGAGAAAGAAAATCATTTTTGTGTTGCAGCAAAAAGACTTGATGAATCCGGCCGACTTGGCGATTAATAAGCAAGGCGTGGTGGATTATGCCATCAAGAAAGGGATTGCACAGCCCGTAGTTTTTGCGGCCTCGGCCAAGCAGGAGCAAGAAGGACTTGTGGAAGAAAGTGGGTTTGGTGAAATCCGTGCTTATATCCGCGAAAACATAACGGGTGGAAAAGCCCCGTATCTAAAACTGCGAAACAACATTAGCACATCACAAAACATTAACGATAAAATTGCAGCGGCACTGGCCATTCGGGTAAAACAATACGAAGCCGATGTGGTCTTTCGTGCAGATATAAAAGAAACGCTGGAGAGCCAATCGCGGAAATCCGTTAAGCAGGTTGCTGTGCTTTCGGAAAACCTACTGGCCGGATACGACCACATTACCCGGCGGGTAGAACATACATTGGAAGATGGACTTTCCTTCTTTACCCTCCTGAAACGTTCGGTCTCTTCAATTTTTGACGCGGGCGCATCGCCCCAGGCATGGATCAAGCAGTTGAGCTACCACTTTGAACAAGACCTTCAATCTGAAATGCGCCGGAAATTAGAAGAAGGGGTGGGAGACATTGCCGACCAGATTCAGACAATGGCACGCTTGGTGGATATGAAAATCAAAAATAGCCAAACTATTCTTAAAAATAACCACGAAATTTTTAGTGACATCGCCGAACGGCGGAGTACGGTACTGGCGGACCTCCAGAGTACGTTTACCACGTTTTTAAGCCGTTCCGAGAACTTCCGTGCCGATGGTCTTAGCGACCAAAACACGTCCTTCTCCCCCAATATCGCTACTGGAAGTGGATTGGCTATTATTGGGGTGATCTTGGCAACCGTAACACAAGGAGCCATTCTGGACATTACAGGCGGCTTGCTTACCACAATGGGTCTTCTTTTTGCCGGGGTAACGGTAGGGCTTAAGCGGAGGCGTATCATGGACGAGTTCCGGGAAGAAGTCACCAAGGGCCGCACCCAATTAGAAAAAGAGGTACATCAACGCCTCAATTCATACATCAATACACTTAAAGACCGTATTGATGCAAATTTTGATGATTTTGATGCACTCCTTGAGCTGGAGGGGCGTTCTCTTGCACTCTACACAACCAGACAACAAGACATCAGGAAGCGTTTGGACGACTTGGATAAGGCTTTCTGA
- a CDS encoding caspase family protein: protein MRFIFLCCFLWLGLVPSAFSQDEDPEEFRGMLQTGDKKLKSGEFYDEHVIEAARGQILVFDLFSREFDPYLIVLPEGGQQQDNDDHDGSNSKSQIIFSAQKSGKITVRITSSRPNQKGRYLLTVTNRSAALAGATNRSLTGALATTDTKLTTGEFFDTYEVEGIPGQSLKVTLVSTDFDPYLIIKTPSGKQHENDDAGEDKDRAALDLNLTENGTYKIYVTAYGKGETGAYSVKIGTTNEGTGAAQQEQRDVIVMAIGQSKQGKLEHGDATSEDGAFCDYYAFEGRKGENVVIELATTAFDPFLELILPDGSDITNDDWEGSNRKSRIELTLPGTGRYRITATAYSKKDVGTYSMKLLRGATPPVGREEPRRPNPQPRLNPQPGRPTSGPSIYGLFVGISDYNGRQSPLRYTAQDARTAKDALVRGANMPQTNGVVLTDAQATVANFKAELRRLASKVGPQDMFVLFYSGHGGRYARQNWQSSDPDQRDESIELYDAEILDDEMNLLLDQVKAKTTLLILDSCFSGGFSKDVISKPGRMGLFSSEEDVTSGVAFKFQAGGYLAKFFADALLQTNADEDGDGNVSSFELSQYLYERYRGDVKSSGPDDDDIVLSSRSMGYQKLVVDRGSIRPNDVLFKKR from the coding sequence ATGCGTTTTATCTTTTTATGCTGTTTTTTGTGGTTAGGTCTTGTACCTTCCGCCTTTTCTCAAGACGAAGACCCCGAAGAGTTTAGGGGAATGCTCCAAACCGGAGATAAAAAACTCAAGTCTGGGGAATTTTATGACGAACATGTTATAGAAGCAGCGAGAGGTCAGATCCTCGTTTTTGACCTCTTTTCGCGGGAATTTGACCCCTACCTGATCGTGCTTCCAGAAGGCGGACAACAACAGGACAATGATGACCACGATGGGAGCAACTCAAAATCCCAGATTATCTTCTCGGCGCAGAAGTCCGGCAAGATTACGGTTCGTATTACGTCTTCTCGGCCCAATCAAAAAGGGCGATACCTCTTAACGGTTACGAACCGGAGTGCCGCACTGGCGGGCGCCACGAACCGCTCGCTCACGGGGGCGCTCGCTACCACAGATACGAAACTGACCACCGGAGAATTTTTTGACACCTACGAGGTGGAAGGCATTCCGGGGCAGAGCCTGAAAGTAACATTGGTTTCTACAGATTTTGACCCCTACCTAATTATCAAGACGCCAAGCGGAAAACAACATGAAAACGACGATGCGGGCGAAGACAAAGACCGTGCAGCATTAGACCTAAATCTAACGGAAAATGGCACCTATAAAATCTACGTTACGGCTTATGGCAAAGGAGAAACGGGGGCCTATTCTGTTAAGATTGGGACCACGAACGAAGGAACGGGGGCTGCACAACAAGAGCAACGCGATGTGATTGTCATGGCCATTGGGCAAAGTAAACAAGGAAAATTGGAGCATGGTGATGCGACCTCGGAAGATGGCGCCTTTTGTGATTATTATGCTTTTGAAGGACGAAAAGGCGAAAACGTAGTGATAGAACTGGCCACTACTGCGTTTGACCCCTTTCTCGAACTGATCTTGCCAGATGGAAGTGACATCACCAATGACGACTGGGAAGGTAGTAACCGCAAAAGTCGCATTGAACTAACATTGCCCGGAACAGGTCGTTACCGGATTACGGCTACAGCCTATTCTAAAAAGGATGTAGGGACGTATAGCATGAAGTTGCTTCGTGGGGCAACTCCACCGGTTGGCCGCGAAGAACCGAGGCGTCCTAATCCACAGCCGCGTCTTAATCCTCAACCTGGCCGCCCTACTTCTGGGCCTTCTATATATGGTCTTTTTGTGGGGATTAGTGATTATAATGGCCGCCAATCTCCTCTCCGTTATACCGCCCAAGATGCCAGAACCGCCAAGGATGCCTTGGTGCGTGGCGCCAATATGCCGCAAACGAACGGTGTGGTGCTGACCGATGCACAAGCAACCGTTGCTAACTTCAAGGCCGAATTGCGGCGACTTGCTTCAAAAGTGGGCCCGCAAGACATGTTTGTGCTCTTCTATTCGGGTCATGGTGGACGTTATGCACGCCAAAACTGGCAATCCAGTGATCCCGACCAACGGGATGAGTCTATCGAACTTTATGATGCCGAAATTCTCGACGATGAAATGAATCTTTTATTAGACCAAGTGAAAGCAAAAACAACCTTGCTCATTCTAGACTCCTGTTTTAGTGGCGGTTTTTCCAAAGATGTAATCTCTAAACCAGGAAGAATGGGGCTTTTTTCGTCGGAAGAAGATGTGACCTCTGGGGTTGCCTTTAAATTTCAAGCAGGGGGATATTTGGCGAAGTTCTTTGCAGATGCCCTGCTACAAACCAATGCAGACGAAGACGGCGATGGCAATGTCTCTTCGTTTGAATTAAGCCAATACCTCTACGAGCGCTATCGGGGAGATGTGAAAAGCAGTGGTCCAGACGATGACGACATTGTCCTGAGTAGCCGAAGTATGGGATATCAAAAGTTGGTGGTGGATCGTGGAAGCATCCGACCCAATGATGTTTTGTTCAAAAAACGTTAA
- a CDS encoding tetratricopeptide repeat protein, whose protein sequence is MLTRLQIKTLFWFFWIMTPVQMTVAQGNIEKYQLADSYLRSNQTDKAIPLLEDVLAANPREYAFYDRLREAYATTKRYEDALRIIDQRLGWDPSPNIMADKAAVLFKQGKELLAMDTWEQAIERAPNDQNTYRMVFYSLYRERLFDQATAFLEKARTKFNDAKLFNMEMAYGYGFAGKFDKAISEYLILVLENPAMISFVKAQLAQMNEQQGALAAFTTAVDRAVRQTPLNKTYRELAAWLYLEASDYQKALQANVALDRLENMNGANIYSFAQTAADAGYFDVAEEAYKLIISQYAASPMAPNAQLSLATMLRKRAETLLEKTLSPAGLPTSAPNYEAAKQAYQQFADAYPTHPLTPQMLYELAELYQNVFFDLTNAEATHRRIEKQFFGTEYYWKSQYELGQLAVLQNNLEQANTYYNKVHVSLRTGELAEKAQFQKALMAFYQGHFEMAKSITEVINQNTTTDVTNDAIELKVIIRENTEQDTVLVPMNLFAKARLFERQRKFGDALDKLDSLITHFKDHTLIDEARFSRAGVLRALGRFPEAIEAYKAVQKDYPKSYLADRALFDIAEILAQNDPDKRKAIDQYAEVLIKYPGSLLAPEVRSRIRKLRGDKISS, encoded by the coding sequence ATGTTAACCCGTCTTCAAATAAAGACCCTCTTTTGGTTTTTCTGGATCATGACACCCGTACAAATGACGGTTGCTCAGGGGAATATCGAAAAATACCAGTTGGCAGACAGTTATTTACGTTCCAACCAGACCGACAAGGCCATTCCTTTACTGGAAGATGTGTTGGCAGCAAACCCAAGGGAGTATGCTTTCTACGACCGCCTACGCGAAGCTTATGCCACCACAAAACGCTACGAGGATGCCCTCCGAATTATTGATCAGCGGTTGGGGTGGGATCCCAGCCCAAACATTATGGCCGATAAAGCCGCAGTTCTGTTTAAACAAGGCAAAGAATTATTGGCCATGGATACATGGGAACAAGCCATTGAACGCGCGCCTAACGACCAAAACACGTACCGAATGGTTTTCTACTCGCTATACAGGGAGCGGTTATTCGACCAAGCAACGGCTTTTTTGGAAAAAGCACGCACAAAGTTTAATGATGCCAAACTCTTTAATATGGAGATGGCGTATGGTTATGGATTTGCCGGAAAATTTGATAAAGCTATTTCGGAATATTTGATTCTGGTCTTGGAAAACCCAGCCATGATTTCTTTTGTCAAGGCCCAATTGGCCCAAATGAACGAACAACAAGGCGCTTTAGCAGCTTTTACCACCGCCGTAGATCGAGCAGTTCGGCAGACCCCCCTCAACAAAACCTATCGGGAACTTGCCGCTTGGTTATATCTCGAAGCCAGCGATTACCAAAAAGCCCTTCAAGCAAATGTAGCCTTAGACCGCTTAGAGAACATGAATGGGGCTAATATCTATAGTTTTGCCCAAACTGCCGCCGATGCCGGATATTTCGACGTGGCCGAAGAGGCCTATAAGTTGATTATAAGCCAATATGCGGCCTCGCCTATGGCACCAAATGCGCAATTGTCCTTGGCCACTATGCTGCGTAAACGTGCCGAGACCTTATTGGAAAAAACCCTTTCTCCGGCGGGATTGCCCACCTCGGCACCCAACTATGAGGCCGCCAAACAAGCCTATCAACAATTTGCGGATGCCTATCCTACTCATCCACTTACGCCGCAAATGCTCTATGAACTGGCCGAGCTATACCAAAATGTATTTTTTGACCTGACCAATGCAGAGGCCACCCACCGCCGGATAGAAAAACAATTCTTTGGGACAGAATATTACTGGAAGTCCCAGTATGAACTTGGGCAGTTGGCGGTACTCCAAAACAACTTAGAACAAGCCAATACCTATTACAATAAAGTGCATGTCTCGCTCCGTACAGGCGAATTGGCAGAAAAGGCTCAGTTTCAAAAAGCACTCATGGCGTTTTATCAAGGTCACTTCGAGATGGCTAAATCCATCACCGAGGTCATCAACCAAAACACCACTACCGATGTCACCAACGACGCGATAGAACTCAAGGTCATTATCCGCGAAAATACCGAGCAAGATACCGTTTTGGTTCCAATGAATTTGTTTGCCAAAGCCCGCTTGTTCGAGCGACAACGCAAATTTGGGGATGCTTTGGACAAGTTAGATTCGTTGATTACCCATTTTAAAGACCACACCCTTATAGACGAAGCCCGTTTTTCTCGCGCAGGCGTGCTACGTGCTTTAGGGCGATTCCCCGAAGCCATCGAGGCTTATAAAGCCGTACAGAAAGACTACCCAAAAAGTTATTTGGCAGACCGTGCACTCTTTGACATTGCAGAAATTTTGGCACAAAACGATCCCGATAAACGCAAAGCCATAGACCAATACGCCGAAGTACTCATAAAATACCCCGGCTCCCTCCTTGCCCCTGAAGTTCGTTCACGCATCCGAAAGTTGCGGGGCGATAAAATATCCTCATAA